From Quercus robur chromosome 8, dhQueRobu3.1, whole genome shotgun sequence:
tgaggggctattgtggggcccaacagtCTATGGGCCCGGtgcgctcgcttatggggagtccacaggtcaccaaactaaaggaggccagggcccaagcccaaaaatagtgagcccggTGTGGTTCAAaggtacgtccgaggaccgctcagtcctcggaaagcccagaaccccattgacaagaatgggatacaggcagacttgaaagatcagaaaatatctcatggaaatagTCTTTAAAtatccttcattgacatgacatcgCCCCAgacagagccggatttttaggctttatggaccatctcccacaattcagggattagactgatgggacagatatctgccctggaaagatcgaccctacacgtggacgaaggacgacaaacgtaggctagtataaaagaaaatgttatgtgaccaagaAAAGGAGTCTCCCATGGAGCTCCTGAAAAagaacttgatgaaagagaatgtctgaagaatatacgccggacatcacctaaaaAACCCGCCGACGGGCAATCGGGGACAACACCACCGCTCCTCGGACAGTATCCAAGGAGCCAGATCCTCCTCAATGCAAGAtcgaagggcctgaatatccagcccaaagctttatCTCATGTTGGTTCATCTAAAGTCCGGCCCAAAATGCcatcctgtgatccaacgctggctttttaaccccactctctacaaatattattgtgagggactttccgtgtacgagcccaacatcgtcgctGGGCTGTTacagattttgtgtccttacaattcttatttctaaaaataatgccCATGGACATGAACTAGCTAGAAACTCATTTTTGACCAATTAGTAACTCTAAAGTCCTTGTTGGAAAAATTAAACCATATGGATACCATTTTATTCATCCAGCCAAATCAGGATTTAATCTTGGCTCTTTTGCATCTAAAATTGATAAAGCATACGATAAATTAGAATGACCATTTATAGagaattcttcttcttcttttttttttttttaaacaaattttctgCTCATTTCATTGAACTCATCATGAATTGTCTTACaactattattttgtttattttatggaATGGAAAAAATAGGTTCTATTTTCTGCTCTACTTTTGGTCTTCGACAAGGAGACACTTTATCTCCTTATATTTTTATGTGTCTCAACCACTTGTCCTTGTGTTTTGACCAAGctctttaaacaaaaaaacttaaaccTTTAACAATAAAACATCATCCCGTTGTGTTTAATTATTTCCAATGTGCCGATGACATGTTCCTTTTACTCACTCCTAATTTGAGTGTAGATAGCTTTTTGCTATCTTTCCTAAGatattgtacttaagttttgcctaaacattaaaatctaaaatttaaaagtcaaggcaccaaaatcaaaataaccCAAAATTTGAATTGGCATGTTTTATTATGATTTAGAAGATTTGTAAGAAAAGAGGTCTTATTAGGACCGAGATGATCGGACTTTACAAaaaactagtatgtaaccccGTGCTTATGCACGGGAATGGTGAATTGTAGATAGCTTATGACATGTTCCTTTTACTCACTCCTAATTTGAGTGTAGATAGCTTTTTGCTATCTTTTCCAACTTAATTGTATTTTACCTAAGatattgtacttaagttttgcctaaacattaaaatttaaaatttaaaattcaaggcaccaaaatcaaaatgacccaaaatttGAATTGGCATGTTTTATTATGATTTAGAAGATTTGTAAGAAAAGAGGTCTTATTAGGACTGAGATGATCGGACTTTACAAAAAACTAGTATGTAACCTGTGCTTATGCACGAGAATGGTGAATTGTAGTGGTGCTATTGATTTAACTTGGATTATTAAACATATAGGATATTAGTTCGACCAGAATATTTGAAgatactaaaataatttttcctttcaattttcatgatattggcTACATCAAGTTTCTTATTACATTactattatgtatataattttgaaaatcactgctagatactacatatacaatattaaTTCACAATCTTTGTctgtgaaattctactaaatacaacgtaataaaagaataaattagttcaatagtatctcctaaattaAATGGAAGTGTATGTAATCATTTAGCTCAATTACAATTTGTTAAGTCCAAATTTTCGCATACAAAATATCTGAACagaaacaacataaaaaaatatgctcattagttttgagaaaaaataacagCAAAAATCTAAACTATCTAATTTGTATTAAGCAAAAAAggctaaaagaaaattatctaaGATGTCAAGATTTAGGCTTGATTGTTTGTATTTACTTCCTACTCATCATAAGCTTGACATCAACACCACAAATTGAAAAAACTTACCAACTAATAATAtgtcaaaattaaaagaattaaaaaaaaagagacagtGAATAAATATTTACCTCAGTTGACATCTTGAATAGATGACTTATGAAATCACTTTAGTGCATTAGCCTTTATAAAATCCATTGAAAGAATAATCATGAACATTTTAtaagaagtaaaagaaaataattttgtattaacGAAACAGTTCAATAAcgtagataaaaaaattttgctagTAATTATTCCAAAATTACCCACATGACTATGAATCATGAACATTTTAtaagaagtaaaagaaaagaattttgtATTAACGACACAGTTCAATAacatagataaaaaaattttgctagTGATTATTCCAAAATTACCCACATGACTATGTTTCAacaatttttagaaaagaaaCTGCAAAATTCTCTTTGGCCATCCATGTTCAATCAAACCAAACACATAGACCATCACTGTTAAAAGAACTAAAATATCAGCAACCATTTCCAATAGCTACACTTCAAACATCCATTTTGTATATACAACATTTGATATGGcttaaaaatatgtattcacCACAAAGCGCCACTAGCAAGAGGCTTCCAACGCCATTAACACAGTCATGGCCAGTCACCCTCCTCAACGAACACATCTCCCTTTTACCCACCACCAATTTCAACCAAAACAACAAATATCCAAAtcgaactttttttttaaaacaatcaCATCTATTTAAAGCAAAAACATCAACAcccatttgaaaataaatgagaTTATTGCAGGTTGATTTGAATAGTCACAATAAATCCTTAATAACCCTTCAATATAAAGATGCCGATGATAGTGGATGAGTTGAGAGGGATGAAATGGAATAGAGGAGTTTGTTGGAGGCCTCTTGCTAGTGGCGCCAATGAAGGTAGGTGGTACGCCTGTGAGGGTATAGGAGGTGGACCTGTGGAGGTGATGAGGTGGACCTATGGAGGTGATGGGGTGtacttggtttttatttatttatttattatggatAACTGAAATATTAAAGgaataaaattaacatttaattaataagataatacatgataaaattttaattgtaaagtaaaaaaaataagataaaaaatttgGACTCTATGAATTAATTTCTTAACCACCCATTTACATTTTTCTAGTAAACTTTAAAAACGAACagcctattttttttttttttttctgacttAAATTTAAATGGTAACACGAACAATAAAATTTCACCCACTactctggtttttttttggtagatgtGTTTGCTTTTTTACTCGTTGGTTGGTCCAGGTGGGTGGCTCTAATTATTTTGTGACATCAttgtttttatacaaaataaaagaggtTCATGACTATTTAATAAAGTGGtgaatttcccataaaaaaaataaagtggggaattttgttttttgtaataTAGTGgggaaattaatttttatcattGGTGGATTGAAGAGAAGATTCAGTGTGAACTGATCATGTACCGCGTGGACTTCATTGACCAGATTTGGCCCCAGATTTGCTCATTGAAACATATGTATGTGGGACATCCCACCAGTTGGTCCAGTCCACAAGTCGTCCCTATATACTTTCCCAGTAAGTTTCACAACCAATCAGGAATAAGGGTGGGTAATGAGTCCATTGACGATGGGGAAAAGCTCGAATATATAAGGGAACAGAAGAAGAACAAAGCACACCAGCTGCTATTAATTTCAGTATCTACTTTGTGAACCACCCTTTTCTTCCTATCTCCACCTTCCAATTCTTGTATTGTGAATCGCAATTTCACTCCCGATCGGAGTATGGCtgaatttcttatttcttttctcttggaGCAGTTTGCTTCAATCACTACTCGAGAGGCGAAACAAGAGTTAAGGCTGGTTGTTGGCGTTGATGAAGAAGTCCGAAAGCTTGAAGGCAATTTACGAACTGTGTATGCGGTACTCGATGATGCTGAGAAGAGACAAATGAAGGAGCATGCTGTGAAGCTTTGGTTAGAAAAGCTCAAGGACGTATCCTATGAGATGGACAACGTGCTGGATGAGTGGAACACTGCAATGATCAAAtcagaaattgaaaaagaagaagaagaaactgcTGCTGAAAATGATCCTgttgtgaagaaaaagaagaagaaggtatgCCCCTTCATCCCCTCTCCTACTTGTTGTTATCAAGTTCATAAACTTGTTTTGCGTCACGACATTGCTCACAAGATAAAAGAACTGAATAGAAAATTAGATGAGGTtgtaagagagagagtgatgtaTGGGTTTGAGTTGACTAGAGGCCCTACCCTTGAAGTAGTTGAGCATCCAAAAACTACTGCCTTTGTTGATATATCTGAAATATGTGGCCGTGATGAGGTTAGGGGTCATCTAGTGAGCATTCTATTGGGCAAGGgtaatgaagaagaaagaagcccTTATGTAATCTCTTTAGTGGGCATGGGTGGAATTGGAAAAACCACTCTTGCCCAATTAGCCTATAATGATCCTGAGGTGCAAGACCACTTTGAGAAAAACAtaatgtgggtttgtgtttctaAACCTTTTGATCAGTCTAAGGTTGCCAAAGCAATCATTGAAACCTTAGGAGGTGGTGACCCAAACATTATTGAATTGCAAAGTCTACTAAAAAAGATTTGTGAATTAATCATGGGAAAGAAGTTCTTTCTTGTCCTGGATAATGTGTGGACTGAAGACTCTACATTATGGGAGCCATTTAAACTTTCACTCAAATATGGTGCCCAGGGAAGTAGAATTCTAGTAACCACACGAAAAAACGTAGTTGCAAAGATGATGGGTAGTGCATGCACGATCAATTTGGAGGTATTGTCTGACGAAGATTGTTGGTTGGTATTTAGTAAAATAGCATTTTCTGATAAGAATTCTAAGGAATGTAAGCAATTAGAAGACCTTGGCATGCAAATATCAAAGAAGTGTAAAGGCTTGCCACTCGCTGCAAAAACTCTCGGGAGTCTAATGCGCTTCAAGAGAGGCAGAGAACAATGGGAGATGGTTTTATGGAGTAGTTTGTGGGAATTAGAAGACGTTGAGAGGGGTCTTTTCGCACCATTATTATTGAGTTATTATGATTTGCCTTCTCCATTGAGACGATGTTTGTCATATTGTGCTTTCTTTCCAAAAgattatttcttttctagtgATGAGTTGGTCTTTATGTGGATGGCACAAGGATATATCAATTCAAAAGAAGATATGGAGATGGAAATCAAAGCAAGAGAATACTTTGAATCTTTGGCCatgctctctttctttcaagaTTTTGTGAAAGACTATGGTGGCAAGATAATAAGGTGTAAAATGCATGACATAGTGCATGATTTTGCACAGTTAATGACAAAAAATGAATGCTTCACAATCAATAGTGACAAAGAGTTGGGATTAGATTGTAAAAATGCTCACCATTTGCGTTTAGAAATTACAAGAGAGGACCAAAATCTTGTGTCCATTTATAGTGCGAAAAATTTGCGCACCCTCAATTTTGTATATCGAAGTGATTATAACCTATCTAATTTATTCCAACATTTTAGAAGGTTACGAATGTTAACTTTGGATTGTCTAGATGGTAAGTCAAAGGAACTTCCAGATACCGTGCAAAATTTCATACATTTGAGGTACCTCAATTTAGGTAATTACAATGGAGACAAATTACCTGAAACCATCTGCAATCTATGCAATTTACAAATGTTGAAGGTCAATATTCGGAGTGATGGGTTCAAGAAAATGCCGCAGGGGATGGGTaaactaattaatttaagaCATCTTATTTTGGGTGTATCTTCTTTAAATAGACAGTTAGAGTTTCCAAGAGGAATTGGAAGATTGATTTCTCTTAGAACATTAAGATATTTCTTTGTAAGTGGTAAGGATGACAACAAAGGATGTAAActtgaagaattaaaaaatttgaactacCTTCAAGGAACTCTTGAAATAAGAGGGTTGGGGAATGTTGCAAATGTAACTGAGGCTGAGAATGCACAActtaagaagaagaaacacCTTCGTGATTTGAATCTACATTTTGGCGGAGAGAATGATGCATTAGTTCTAAATGCCTTAGAGCCACCTCGAGACTTGGTAAATTTATCCATTAATGATTATCAAGGCACCAAGATGTCTCCTAATTGGACGATGCCCCTGATCAATTTGAAAAGGCTTACTCTCACATGCTTCACACAGTTAGATTGTTTGCCTCCTTTGGGGAAGCTTCCGTCTctcaaatcattaaaaataactTGCTTTATAAGCTTGAAAAAGGTGGGTATTGAGTTTTTGGGAATAGaaaatgaaatcaagaaatgtgataaaataaaaatattcccGAATTTGAAATCTCTCTCGTTTCATTATTTGAACGAGTGGGAAGATTGGATTGGGATTGGAGAAATGAGGGGAGGTGGAGGAcaagaagaagaggagaaacGTTGCATTACTATAATGCCACACCTTAAACAGTTGACAATTCTCTATAGCCCAAAGTTAAAGTCACTGCCGGACTTCCTTCGAACGGCTCCATTACAGATACTGGAGGTTCGTCACAGTTCAATTTTGAGTGAACGTTGCCAAAAAGGATCAGGAGAAGATTGGGCCAAGATTTCCCACATTCCAAACATCCAGATTGATGGGAAGTATGTGCAAAGAGATGGTCGAGAAGTTAACTCAGAGTCAGAGGTAACTTGTTCTTCTTATCCTTGGGATTTTTCTGCTGTTTTCCAAAGTTAGGAATAACTTTTGgttggaaaatttttaaatttct
This genomic window contains:
- the LOC126697130 gene encoding putative disease resistance protein RGA3 isoform X3, which codes for MAEFLISFLLEQFASITTREAKQELRLVVGVDEEVRKLEGNLRTVYAVLDDAEKRQMKEHAVKLWLEKLKDVSYEMDNVLDEWNTAMIKSEIEKEEEETAAENDPVVKKKKKKVCPFIPSPTCCYQVHKLVLRHDIAHKIKELNRKLDEVVRERVMYGFELTRGPTLEVVEHPKTTAFVDISEICGRDEVRGHLVSILLGKGNEEERSPYVISLVGMGGIGKTTLAQLAYNDPEVQDHFEKNIMWVCVSKPFDQSKVAKAIIETLGGGDPNIIELQSLLKKICELIMGKKFFLVLDNVWTEDSTLWEPFKLSLKYGAQGSRILVTTRKNVVAKMMGSACTINLEVLSDEDCWLVFSKIAFSDKNSKECKQLEDLGMQISKKCKGLPLAAKTLGSLMRFKRGREQWEMVLWSSLWELEDVERGLFAPLLLSYYDLPSPLRRCLSYCAFFPKDYFFSSDELVFMWMAQGYINSKEDMEMEIKAREYFESLAMLSFFQDFVKDYGGKIIRCKMHDIVHDFAQLMTKNECFTINSDKELGLDCKNAHHLRLEITREDQNLVSIYSAKNLRTLNFVYRSDYNLSNLFQHFRRLRMLTLDCLDGKSKELPDTVQNFIHLRYLNLGNYNGDKLPETICNLCNLQMLKVNIRSDGFKKMPQGMGKLINLRHLILGVSSLNRQLEFPRGIGRLISLRTLRYFFVSGKDDNKGCKLEELKNLNYLQGTLEIRGLGNVANVTEAENAQLKKKKHLRDLNLHFGGENDALVLNALEPPRDLVNLSINDYQGTKMSPNWTMPLINLKRLTLTCFTQLDCLPPLGKLPSLKSLKITCFISLKKVGIEFLGIENEIKKCDKIKIFPNLKSLSFHYLNEWEDWIGIGEMRGGGGQEEEEKRCITIMPHLKQLTILYSPKLKSLPDFLRTAPLQILEVRHSSILSERCQKGSGEDWAKISHIPNIQIDGKYVQRDGREVNSESESSSSTMNLPG
- the LOC126697130 gene encoding putative disease resistance protein RGA3 isoform X4 codes for the protein MAEFLISVLLEQFASITTREAKQELRLVVGVDEEVRKLEGNLRTVYAVLDDAEKRQMKEHAVKLWLEKLKDVSYEMDNVLDEWNTAMIKSEIEKEEEETAAENDPVVKKKKKKVCPFIPSPTCCYQVHKLVLRHDIAHKIKELNRKLDEVVRERVMYGFELTRGPTLEVVEHPKTTAFVDISEICGRDEVRGHLVSILLGKGNEEERSPYVISLVGMGGIGKTTLAQLAYNDPEVQDHFEKNIMWVCVSKPFDQSKVAKAIIETLGGGDPNIIELQSLLKKICELIMGKKFFLVLDNVWTEDSTLWEPFKLSLKYGAQGSRILVTTRKNVVAKMMGSACTINLEVLSDEDCWLVFSKIAFSDKNSKECKQLEDLGMQISKKCKGLPLAAKTLGSLMRFKRGREQWEMVLWSSLWELEDVERGLFAPLLLSYYDLPSPLRRCLSYCAFFPKDYFFSSDELVFMWMAQGYINSKEDMEMEIKAREYFESLAMLSFFQDFVKDYGGKIIRCKMHDIVHDFAQLMTKNECFTINSDKELGLDCKNAHHLRLEITREDQNLVSIYSAKNLRTLNFVYRSDYNLSNLFQHFRRLRMLTLDCLDGKSKELPDTVQNFIHLRYLNLGNYNGDKLPETICNLCNLQMLKVNIRSDGFKKMPQGMGKLINLRHLILGVSSLNRQLEFPRGIGRLISLRTLRYFFVSGKDDNKGCKLEELKNLNYLQGTLEIRGLGNVANVTEAENAQLKKKKHLRDLNLHFGGENDALVLNALEPPRDLVNLSINDYQGTKMSPNWTMPLINLKRLTLTCFTQLDCLPPLGKLPSLKSLKITCFISLKKVGIEFLGIENEIKKCDKIKIFPNLKSLSFHYLNEWEDWIGIGEMRGGGGQEEEEKRCITIMPHLKQLTILYSPKLKSLPDFLRTAPLQILEVRHSSILSERCQKGSGEDWAKISHIPNIQIDGKYVQRDGREVNSESESSSSTMNLPG
- the LOC126697130 gene encoding putative disease resistance protein RGA3 isoform X2, which codes for MAEFLISVLLEQFASITTREAKQELRLVVGVDEEVRKLEGNLRTVNAVLDDAEKRQMKEHAVKLWLEKLKDVSYEMDNVLDEWNTAMIKSEIEKEEEETAAENDPIVKKKKKKVCPFIPSPTCCYQVHKLVLRHDIAHKIKELNRKLDEVVRERVLYVFELTRGPTLEVVEHPKTTAFVDISEICGRDEVRGHLVSILLGKGNEEERSPYVISLVGMGGIGKTTLAQLAYNDPEVQDHFEKNIMWVCVSKPFDQCKVAKAIIETLGGGDPNIIELQSLLKKICELIMGKKFFLVLDNVWTEDSTLWEPFKLSLKYGAQGSRILVTTRKNVVAKMMGSACTINLEVLSDEDCWLVFSKIAFSDKNSKECKQLEDLGMQISKKCKGLPLAAKTLGSLMRFKRGREQWEMVLWSSLWELEDVERGLFAPLLLSYYDLPSPLRRCLSYCAFFPKDYFFSSDELVFMWMAQGYINSKEDMEMEIKAREYFESLAMLSFFQDFVKDYGGKIIRCKMHDIVHDFAQLMTKNECFTINSDKELGLDCKNAHHLRLEITREDQNLVSIYSAKNLRTLNFVYRSDYNLSNLFQHFRRLRMLTLDCLDGKSKELPDTVQNFIHLRYLNLGNYNGDKLPETICNLCNLQMLKVNIRSDGFKKMPQGMGKLINLRHLILGVSSLNRQLEFPRGIGRLISLRTLRYFFVSGKDDNKGCKLEELKNLNYLQGTLEIRGLGNVANVTEAENAQLKKKKHLRDLNLHFGGENDALVLNALEPPRDLVNLSINDYQGTKMSPNWTMPLINLKRLTLTCFTQLDCLPPLGKLPSLKSLKITCFISLKKVGIEFLGIENEIKKCDKIKIFPNLKSLSFHYLNEWEDWIGIGEMRGGGGQEEEEKRCITIMPHLKQLTILYSPKLKSLPDFLRTAPLQILEVRHSSILSERCQKGSGEDWAKISHIPNIQIDGKYVQRDGREVNSESESSSSTMNLPG